The following are encoded in a window of Chaetodon auriga isolate fChaAug3 chromosome 24, fChaAug3.hap1, whole genome shotgun sequence genomic DNA:
- the LOC143316912 gene encoding dynactin subunit 6-like — translation MSDAKQIMAQKSAKIAAGAVVCVESEIRGDVTIGARTVVHPKARIIAEAGPIIIGEGNLIEEQALIINSYPENIMPDTEGVEPKTMTIGTNNVFEVGCVSQALKIGDNNVIESKADLGRNVILTSGCIIGACCQVNTCEVVPENTVVYGSNCIRRVQSEKPQPQTLQLDFLMKILPNYHHLKKTTKGNSTPVRN, via the exons ATGTCAGACGCCAAGCAAATCATGGCACAGAAAAG tgcTAAAATAGCAGCTGgggctgttgtgtgtgttgagagTGAAATAAGAGGAGATGTGACCATTG GTGCGAGAACAGTTGTGCACCCCAAAGCGCGGATCATAGCAGAGGCAGGGCCAATTATCATCGGAGAGGGCAACCTGATAGAGGAGCAGGCTCTTATTATTAACAG TTATCCAGAGAATATCATGCCAGACACAGAGGGAGTTGAGCCCAAAACCATGACAATTGGGACCAATAACGTGTTTGAGGTTGGATGTG TTTCGCAAGCTTTGAAAATTGGAGACAACAATGTGATTGAGTCTAAAG CTGATCTCGGCAGAAACGTGATCCTGACCAGTGGCTGCATCATCGGCGCGTGCTGCCAGGTCAACACGTGTGAGGTCGTGCCGGAGAACACGGTGGTGTACGGTTCAAACTGCATCAGGCGTGTGCAGAGTGAGAAGCCACAG CCTCAGACTCTGCAGCTCGACTTCCTCATGAAGATTCTGCCCAACTATCACCACCTGAAGAAGACGACCAAAGGAAACAGCACACCCGTGAGAAACTAA